TTTTCGGACATCGAGCCTCACTCAGGCGAGCGCGAATCGCGGCGCTCGGGTCGGTTTTCGGTCGGGTCGAAACGTGCGCCGAGCTCGCACGGGGCATTTTCCGCGCCGCGATGCGCACGCGCGCAACCGGTCGCGGACATCATTTCACGCCTTCCGGAAAGCTCACGAAATCCGGCGAATGCCGTTCGTTTCAGCGCGAAAAACTCTAGCAAAAAAAGCCGTTTCGGTCAAACGTCCGACCGGTCGTTTCGCCGCGCGGGAATCCGCAAATTTTCTTTGTAAATTCAATAAGTTGACAATATTTTTTGAAAACGGGGTTGGGCGATTTTCGGCGGTTTTGGGCGCGGCGTTCGCGGGCGGCCGAACGACGCGGGAGCGAACGAAAACGGGCGGCCCGAAAGCCGCCCGCCGAAGTTCGATGGGGAGATCTGTTACTGGATGTCGGACTTGATCGTGTCGCCGACTTTGAGTTCCTTGAGCGAGTTGGTCACGATGGCGGTCGCGTTTCCCGGCTCGACGTGGATGACGATCAGATTGCCCATGAAATAGCCGGGCAGACGCTTTTCGTTCTTGCTCTCGCGCCAGATCGAAAAGCTGTTGCCGAGCTCCACGCCGTCCTTGGAACCGAGGTCGATGAAGACGATGTCCGCCTCGCCGAAGTTGCGTTGATCGGGCTGGAAGGCCACGATGTACCCGTTCAGGTCGAGGCTCGTCTTGTTGAGCGTGACCGAGTACTCGTCGCGGGGCATGGTGATGAGCTTGTCGCCGACCGCCATCTCCGCCGTCGAGTCGATGATCTTGCCCGTGTAGACCACCGCGCCGCTCTTGAGGGTCGTGGACTTCACCGTTTCGATCTCGCCGAGCGTGTCGATGACGTAGCCGATGGAGCCGCCCTTCTCGGGGTGCTTCACCTTCTCGCGCGTGCGGAAGATCGTAAAGATGTCGCCGAGCTGCACGTTGGCCGACTCGTCCATGGTGAAATAGACTTCGAACTCCTCACCCAGCAGCAGCGAATCGTCGAACTCGTCCACGATTTCCCCGGCCTTGTCGAACGAGGCGTTGGTGATGAAATCGACGCGGTTCGTTTTGGTCGAGTAGTACCAGGTGGGGTCCCACCAGTCGAAGGGCGTGATCAGATCCGGCACGCCGCTCTTGAGGCCGTACAACAATCCCTGCTCCAGGCGGATCTTCAGCTTGTTGTCCGGGTAGATCCAGTGCGGGTCGGCGATGTAGGGATTGATCTCCCAGATCAGGGGCCACATCCACGGATCGCCGTAGAAGTTGCCCGAGATGTCCCACAGCGTGTCGCCCGATTGGATCGTGTAGTCGACAATCGACGTTTCCAACTTCTGCTTCGCCGAATCGCTGGCTCCGGCGGCCACGCCGACCGCGCACAGCACCAGCGCCGCGATCAGGGTCCAAGCGAGCTTCGTCGAGATTCTCATCGTCCCCTCCTCAGGTGCGGGGTTCCCCGCTCATTTCGCCAGTTCCTTGCCGGCGAGATCGGCTTCCGCGGTCCCCGGGTATTGGGCGACCACCTTCCGGAACAATTCCTCGCTCTTCGCGGTCAGGCCCTGCGCCGCGAAACACTGTCCCGCGCGCAGGGTGGCTTTCGCCCCGAACGAACCCGCCCCACGCGCGAGCACGAGCCCGTATTCCCGCGCGGCTTGGGCGAAATCACCGAGTTGATAATAGCTTTCGGCCAAATAATAGCGAGCTTGAGCGGAATCCGCGGCATTCGGGTTCGCGGCGAGATACGAGGCCAGATCGTAGGCGGCCAACCCGTAGTTGCCATCCTGGAATTGCCG
The DNA window shown above is from Deltaproteobacteria bacterium and carries:
- a CDS encoding LysM peptidoglycan-binding domain-containing protein; translation: MRISTKLAWTLIAALVLCAVGVAAGASDSAKQKLETSIVDYTIQSGDTLWDISGNFYGDPWMWPLIWEINPYIADPHWIYPDNKLKIRLEQGLLYGLKSGVPDLITPFDWWDPTWYYSTKTNRVDFITNASFDKAGEIVDEFDDSLLLGEEFEVYFTMDESANVQLGDIFTIFRTREKVKHPEKGGSIGYVIDTLGEIETVKSTTLKSGAVVYTGKIIDSTAEMAVGDKLITMPRDEYSVTLNKTSLDLNGYIVAFQPDQRNFGEADIVFIDLGSKDGVELGNSFSIWRESKNEKRLPGYFMGNLIVIHVEPGNATAIVTNSLKELKVGDTIKSDIQ